One genomic region from Metallosphaera tengchongensis encodes:
- a CDS encoding DUF6364 family protein — MKVKVTLSIDSEILKRAKEIAVERNTTLSDMFEQAISELDALSAINSLMKGLGLTPRLISFEEISKNKLDLKANSLVREMRDERLSGH, encoded by the coding sequence ATGAAGGTTAAAGTAACGTTATCAATAGACAGTGAGATCTTAAAGAGGGCTAAAGAGATAGCTGTAGAGAGGAATACAACGTTAAGCGACATGTTCGAACAGGCCATATCGGAACTTGATGCGTTATCAGCTATTAATTCACTGATGAAAGGTCTGGGCCTGACGCCAAGGTTAATATCATTTGAGGAAATTTCGAAAAATAAACTAGACCTGAAAGCTAATAGTCTAGTCAGGGAAATGAGAGATGAGCGTCTATCTGGACACTAG